A single Coregonus clupeaformis isolate EN_2021a chromosome 39, ASM2061545v1, whole genome shotgun sequence DNA region contains:
- the LOC121554504 gene encoding zinc finger HIT domain-containing protein 1 yields the protein MVFEKKSSARVAEAGQRRVLDDATRQRRLNRQLDALEKDNFQDDPLSSLPPTGPTARLPAFSEGDEPGKKKRKTRGDHFKQRFRKNFQTLLEEENVSEREEPNYLSAAAPPSSLPPRLFCSVCGFPSPYTCCSCGGRYCSTRCLTTHRETRCLKMTL from the exons ATGGTTTTTGAGAAGAAGTCTTCGG cccGTGTTGCAGAGGCAGGACAGAGGCGTGTGTTAGATGATGCAACACGCCAGCGGAGGTTAAATCGCCAGCTGGATGCTTTAGAGAAGGACAACTTCCAGGATGACCCTCTCTCCTCACTGCCTCCCACCGGTCCTACCGCCCGCCTACCTGCCTTTAGCGAAGGCGACGAACCTG GTAAGAAGAAGAGGAAAACTAGAGGCGATCACTTCAAACAGAGATTCCGCAAAAACTTCCAGACTCTACTAGAAGAGGAG AACGTGTCTGAGAGGGAGGAGCCTAACTACCTGTCGGCTGCAGCCCCTCCTTCCTCGCTCCCCCCTCGTCTGTTCTGCTCAGTCTGTGGATTTCCCTCGCCCTACACCTGCTGCTCCTGTGGGGGGCGCTACTGTTCCACACGCTGCCTCACAACCCACAGAGAGACCAG gtGTCTGAAGATGACTCTGTAG